Within Macaca nemestrina isolate mMacNem1 chromosome 12, mMacNem.hap1, whole genome shotgun sequence, the genomic segment acaatgaagtccaggttgaaatggtctcagatggagatgaggaacttattgggaactagagtaaaggtgactcttgctatgctttagcaaagatcctggtggcattttgctcctaCCCTacagatttgtgaaactttgatcttgacagagatgatttagggtatctggcagaagaaatttctaagcagcaaagtattcaagagattacagagcataaaagttttaaaaaattgcaaaccgactatacaatagaaaaaaaaactcattttctgggggaaaattcaagccagctgcacaaatttgcataagtaacaaggaactgAATGTTggtcaccaagacaatggggaaaatgtctccaaggcatgtcagagatcttggTGGCAGCCcccccatcacaggcctggaggcctataaggaaaaaatggtttcctgggctgagcccagggcttcCCTGCTCTGTGAAGTCTCAAgatttggtgccctgcatccctgctgcttcagctccagccatggctaaacgGAGCCAAGGTACaactcaggctgttgcttcagagggtgcaagccccaagccttggcagcttccacatggtgttgggcctgtgagtgcacagatgTCAacaattgaggtttgggaacctccacctaaatttcaaaggatgtatggaaatgcctgactgtccaggcagaagtttattGCAGGGGTGAAGCCCTTGTGAAAAGCCTCTAGTAGGGCAGTgcaaaggggaaatgtggggttggagccccaacacagggtccccactggggcactgctaGTGGATCTGTGAAAAAAGACCCACAatctccagacctcagaatggtagatccgccaacagcttgcaccatgcacctagaaaagctgcagacattcaACGCTAGCCTGTGAAAGTAGCCAGGATGGGTActgtaccctgaaaagccacaagagtggagctgcccaagactgtgGGAGCTCACTCCTTGCATCTGCATGACcaggatgtgagacatggagtcaaaggagattattttggagctttaagatttaatggctgcccccaccaccagacttcagacttgcatggggcctgtagccatttgttttggtcaatttcttccatttggaatggaagCATTTATAAAATGCCTGTATCCCGTTGTgggtaactaacttgcttttgagtTTACAGGTTCatgggcagaagggacttgccttgtctcagatgagactttggacttggaattttgagttaatgctgaaatgagttaaggctttgggggactgttgggaaggaatgattggttttgaaatgtaaggacataagatttgggaggggttgGGATGGGATGATACGGTTagactttgtgtccccacccaaatctcatcttcaattgtaatccccaggtgttgagggagagacctggtgggaggtgactggatcatgggggcggttttcccaatgctattctcgtgatagtgagggagttctcataagacataatggttttataaatggcagtttctcctgggcttttctttctctatttctctctctcttccctgccaccatgtaagatatgtctgcttcctcttccaccatgattgtaagtttcctgaggcctctctagccatgtggaactgtgagtcaattaaacctttttcctctgtaaattacccagtctcaggaagttctttatagcagtgtgaaaatggactaatacactattgCATGCAGTTTAAACTCCAAAATCTTTAACATGCTGAAAAGGAATTCCTCTATGACCTGACCTCTGTCTACCTATCAAGCCATTTTTCACCTTTCTTTCCCATATTTACAACATTTCAGCAAATATCGGTGTTCTTGTACTTTTGAAATGTACCAAGTTCTTCCTCACCTGGGACTTCTGTGATCTTTTTCAGTCTAGAATGCAATTTTCCTACCTCTTAACCTAGTTGCAAAAATTAGCTTACATATTATCATCTAAGGAAcccctaaaatattattttgttattatttgtttgttattcctttttctttccctctgggaCAATTTTcacaacttttaattttataaatataagacCATTTATTTAAATACTACCCAGTACATCTAGAACTTGCTTAAAGCCAAATGCAAGAATAAAtactttaccttttaaaattatctatgaAATTTACAGCAACCCAATTGGATAAATTGCAATTGTATTGACATCTTTTGAAGACTCCTGCGAAGTTGATAATTTTCTATTATCTTTTCATGGTAATAAGTACAGTATTGTAAACTTTCTGAAAACTTTAAACCattaaattttaagtttcttaGTGTTATCTAGAATTCCTAAGCATATTCTTATGAATATTGTAACTATATGTAAGAGTATATTGATGTTTCAAGTAAGTAggagaaataacatatttttcaataaattatgttaGGACAATAAGGCCGGCTattggaaaataaacaaatacacaaacaagaaaaccaaacatACCTCCTACCAGATAAATTCCACATtgcaaaagatttaaatattaaacaatgaAAGTAAAGAAGTATTAATAGAagtaataaaagaatatttttgtagACCCAAGTTTGACACCTAAGCCCGAGgaataaaatattaccaaaagCATAGTTAAGAGAGAAATAACAACGTGTTAGGCTATTCTTGggtttctttaaagaaatagatGAGACacggtaatttacaaagaaaaggagTTTAACTGGCTGATGGTTTTGCAGACTGTACAAGCATGATGATGCTGGCACctgctcagcttctggagagacctcagggagcttttacccATGGTcaaaggtgaagcaggagcaggcacattGCATGGCTGGAGCAGACACAAGAGATGGGTGGGGTGGTATCacgcacttttaaacaaccagatctcatgagacttactcactatcatgaggatagCACAAAGCCCTAAGGAATCTACCCCTGTGACCCAAATACCTCCTactaggccctacctccaacattggggattataattcaacatgtgATTTAGAGGGATTTCAACATgacatttagagaaaaatatgagATTTGAGGGGTTAGGGGAGGAATAATATAGTTGGACAACATACAAACTATGTTATTTCTCCCCTGACCCCTCAAATCTCATGTTTTTCTCACATcacaaaatacaatcatgccttctcaacagttcTCCAGAAGTCTCAATTCACTGTAGCATCACTCACATGTCCAAAGTCTCAAGTACAGAGTCTCATTTGGAGCTGATTTCCTTCCAGccatgaacctgtaaaatcaaaacaaattatttactttcaagatacaatggtggtacaggCAATTGGTAAATATTTCCACTCCAAAGGGCCAAAAGGaagaggctacaggccccatgcaagtctgaaacccaggggggcagtcattaaatcttaaagctccaaaataatctcttttgatgccatgtcccacatccagggcgCATTGGTGtgaggggtgggctcccaaggcttTAGGCAGTTCTGTTTCTGTGCTTTTCCAGGTACAGGGTACAGGATGCTGGTGGATCTATCCTTCTGGGGTCTGGTGGATGGTGGCCCCCTTCCCACAGCTCCGTTAGGGAATTCCCCAGTGaagactctgtgtggggcctccaatcccacattttccttcaacacttccctagtagaggttctctgtgagggtTCTACCCCTGCAGCAGGATTCCTGGGTACCCAGGCTTTCTCgtatatcttctgaaatctaggtggaggttgcCAAGTTTCTTTCACTCTTGTACTCTGTTTCTGCCAGCTTAACACCAAATGGAAGCCACCAACCCTTTTGGCCTGTGCCCTTTAGAGTGGTGGCCCAAGGGGTACCTTGGCCCCTTTGACCCCCAGCTGGAACCAGAGCAGCCTGGATGTGGACAGCAGTatcctgaggctgcacagggcaATGAGGCCCTGGTTCTGGCCCCCAAAACCATTCTTCCATCCTAGGTCTCTGGGCCTATGATGAGAGTGGTTGTCACAGAGGTATTTGAAATGCTTTCAAGaccttttcccattgtcttggttaATAGCACTTGGCTTCATTTTTAGTTATGCAAATCTCTCTAGCAAATTGTTGCTCCAAAGTCTGCTTGGATTCTTCTCCTGAAAATGGGCTTttattttctaccacatggccaagctgtaagttttccaaacttttatattcTGCTTCTCCTTGACATAAAATTCCaactttaaatcatttatttgctCCCATATCTGACCATAGGTTGTTAGATGCAGCCAGATCACATCTGAacactttgttgcttagaaatttcctccACCAGATGCCCTAAATTATCACTCTtcagttcaaacttccacagatccctagggcatgAACAGAATGCAGCCAAGATCTTTGCCAAGGCATAACACATGtgacttttgctccagttcccaataagtttctcatttccatctgagacctcagcaGCCTGGCCTTCACCATCCATATCACTATTGGCATTTTGGTCACCATCATTTAAAtggtctctaagaagttccaaaccttccttcatctttctgtcttttttgagCCCCCCAAACTccccaacctctgcccattacccagttccaaaattaCTTCCATagtttcaggtatctttatagcaatgccccactgccactaccaattttctgtgttaggcaattcttgcattgctataaagaaatcccTGAAagtgggcaatttataaagaaaaagtatttaattgactcatggttctgatGGCTGTaaaagcatggcactggcatctgcttggcttctggggaggaaTAACTTGAATCTTACTTTGCTTAATTGTAAAATGAATTTACTTTTAGCAATTACCTCATCTAAATCCCTCATTGTTGATCAAATTATTCATTTCTGATGGCAATGATTGTGCtttatgatattttgtattttcatgtcaacaatatataaaaatttaaaatttaaaggcaCTAAGCAAATATAGGAGTCAGCTAAGATCCACTGTAAGCCTTGAAAAAAGCAGCATTATGATTGAGATTGTGTTTGTGAAATTTTGAAATTACTTTAACAAGGATTAAGAACTTGAAAATGAATCTGCAAGAGACAATTGGAAACAGCTCACTCTGCCTGGGAAGAATAGCCTAAGGAAGGAGTCTTTTAAGGCTATTGGGCTTATAAAGGAACATGTATGGGGATTAGTGACCCTCTTTTCTCTATCTATGCTAAATATCCACAAACATAAAAGCCAACACTTCCTTAGGAGCAtgcaaaatgaaaggaagagcAAGAATTATGTACTGGAAGTGTTATAGGGTTTTCTACTGAATGGTGTCAGAATTGTCCAAACCAAGATGATGGCCAAGATGACATTTGATAATTATCGTTGTCTTGACCATTGTGTGTCCCCAAGGTCATATTACAAGTAGTTTCATATTGTCCACAATATATTCACATTTGTGCTCATTAGCAAAGTGAGTGTCTCGAATGGTTTGGCCACAGAAGTGTCAAAGTGCCAATTGCACCAATAAGAAAAACAGTTTAAGTCTATGATGGGTAGGTAAAGGAATCTGGAAGATGATAATGACAGGTTTACATCAACACTGGGCTCTCTTCTCTCCACCAAGTTTTCCAATAGCCATTTCAATAGCTGAGTTTCATTCCAATAGATATGtgaagagaggcagagaggtgtCCCAAACATGAAACTAATTGTTATTCAGTAGAATTTAGCCTTACTTCCTAAGGTCTATGGGATACATTTTCTGAGGGCTAGGGTCTTGCAGACCATCCTGCTGAAGGCATTCTTCACCTCGTTATTTCTCAGGCTGTAGATAATGGGGTTCAACATGGGAGTCACAACAGTGTAGGACAATGATAGCAGCTTTTTGCTTTCAGGAGAATTATTTCATTTAGGCTGAAAATATGTGAGGTTTAATGATATATAGAAAAGAGAGACAACAAGGAGATGTGAGGATCACATAGAGAAGGCTTTATGTTTCCCTTTAGCTGATGGGATCTTGAGGATGGCAGCAGCAATGAGAGTGTAGGAACACAAGATCAGCAAGCAGGGGATCATGACCACCAGAATGGTTCCAGTGATGGTGTAGATCTCAAACAGTGCTGTGTCTACACAGACCAGCTTCAGCACAGGTGGGCTGTCACAGAAGAAGTGGTTCACCTTGTTGGTGCCACAGAATGGAAAGCTGAAGAGCCACGTGGTCTGCACAGTAGCTACAGGAAAGCCTGGGAACCAGGAAGCAGCAGCCAGTTTGGCCCGTGCCCTTTGGTTCATGATGACTGGGTAGTGCAAGGGACTTCAGATGTTCACATAGCGGTCATATGCCATGGTAGCCAGGACGAAGCATTCAGCCAccccaaagaagaaaaagaaatacatctgAGTGGCACAGCCAAGGAAGGAGATGGTTGTGTCCTGGGCAAGCAGGGTCCCCAGCATTTTGGCCACAATGACTAGGTTGAAGCCAATCTCCAGGAAGGATAAGTGTCTGAGGAAGAAGTACATGGGGCTGGCTGTGTATCATGGGGTCGGCTAGGGTAACCAGAATAATGAGGCTCTTTCCCATCAGAGTGACCAGGTAGATGGTTAGAAATGTCAGAAAGAGCAATGACTGTATTTCAGTAGGCAGGGAAGAGAAGCTCATGGGGATAAATTCACTTATTTCTGTCCGGTTTCCTGTAGCCATAAGTATAGGCATAAATCCCCAACTGTGGTCCTGGAGAGGAATTCTTGATTGGAAGTCAGATTTTCaatctgtttttcagattttctcttaCTGTCAGTGATAGAGGCAAGGTCAGCACCTCAGCTGGAAGAGGAAGGGTCTTGTGTTGGCTAAGAATAAAGACGCAATAAAGAGTGGTCAGAGCCTAAGCACTGAAATGAGCCATAGGTcacctttctcctctcttttatGTTCCATTTTTTTATCTTGTTAGCATATTTACTAAAACAAATCTGATCTTGTTCACACACACTCGTTTTCTTCTGCACCCTTAATTCTTTTGTAATAGGGTTAAGTGAAAGGGATCCTGAGGCAATGGAGCAAAGTAAGATGAGAAAACAGTAGAAAGTTTCTATTTATACCTGTTATATATTGGCCTTCATCAAAGACATATTGTTTTCATCTTCATCTGCTGTCAAAACTATTACTAATCTTTCTGTATGCATTTAGGGACTCCAGTTCCAAAAAAATTGACAGGGTATGCAGtgaaaaatgtatattgtatcatattttattttgaagttattCTAAGTAGAAAAAATAGAGGTGAAGGGATGAGTGAGAATAATGTTTACAGGGTGTGGTTGTTTTAATGCACTTCCCCTCTCACTCAATGTAAGAATTGTAGACTACTTCAAATCACATAATACTTATTCTTTCTTGCCAAATCagactatggaaaacaatgttaGCAGTTTCCTCTTTGGTCCAGCATATCTATAATTGACAACTGATTCTTAGTACCTACATAATCCACTGACTCTCAAAATTAAGATCTGAGAGGAGTATTATACTACAACTCTGTGGAAAGTGAGTGTGTCCAAGGAGATTCCCACTACTTCTCTTTCAAGAAcaggaaaattggaaaaaacagatttccacacacacaaaaaaaaaatctataaaaaatataGGAAACATTAGAATGAAGTTTCAAAGGAAAACATTCATGGATAAAAAGTTATGAAACAAGAGATATGATCTTAAATAATATGAAAGGAAACTCTGTATTTCTTCAATTTCTATGACAGCACTGATGATACAATGATTGATTATTCACTGAAGCTTAGAATgtaatagagaaaatatttaaataatcaatTATAACACATCACAATGAAAGTCAAAATGCAGAAATATATAGTACCTTAAAGGGGCACAGGAACACATAACATAGTGTTTAAAGACTTTCTAGGCAACagagatgaaaataaagatgGCTAAAATATAGGAACAGGCACCGCGGGAAGAGGGTGTTGGAGGCCGGCTACATGGAAGATGGGCAGCTTTCCGACATGACTCAGATTCTGACATAAGGGCGGCACCCAGCGACAGGCCGCAGCAAGTGTGGAAAGTGCTAGGCGGGGACAGTGCTTATGAGGGCCTTCCAGAGCAGGGCAACTGCATGTGCACCAGTATCATGTTACCTAGTTGTTGAAAGTGTGGATTCAAGTGAAGAGAGTTTTTCTAATTCAGACGATGATAGCTGTCTTTGGAAGCGTAAGTGACAGAAATGTTTTAACCCTCCTCCCAAACCAGAGTCTTTTCAGTTTGGCCAAGAGCAGTCAGAAACCACCTGTTTCTGGAGCAAAGAAGATTAATAATATGTGGGGTGCTGTACTGCAGGAACAGAATTAAGATTCAGTGGCCACTAAAGTTGGTATCTTGGGAATGGAGGGCGCTATTGACAGAAGCGGACAGTTCAAGACCTACGATTGTTTGCTTGCTAAGAAACTTAAGAGGGAATCTCAAGAGCATATAAAAGGACTAGACGAGAAACTAGCTGAATATATGCATggtggcaaaaaaacaaaaaacaaacaaacaaacaaaaatgggatcaaaggaagaggaaaaggagctAGGTCATCTCAAAAGGAAATGACCTGTAAAAGACAGGCTAGGGAACAGACTAGAACCAGAAATGAACTATAAAGGTCGATATGAGACTACAAAGGAAGATTCTCAAGAGAAAGTGGCTAATGAAATTTCATTCGGGTTACAGGAACCAAAGAAAGATCTGATGGCTCAAGTAGTGAGGATTATTGGGAACAAAAGGCAATTGAACATCTGATGGAAACTGCTGAAGTAGAACGAAATGTCCTCTTTATAATGAATGGTCGTCAAAGAACAATGGGTGGAGTTTTTCTGAATCTCTTGAAAAACACTCCTAGTATGAGCAAAGAACAAACTAAGGTTGTTTTCTACATTGAAAACCAAAAGgaatgtgaaaattaaaaagcTGCTAGGAAGAGgagaacacaatgaaaaaaatgaaataagctatTAAAAGTCTAAATTTTCAAGATAATGATATATCATGAGAAACTTCTGCAAGTGGCATAAATGAGGTCCTGGTCTCTCTTGATGAGTCACAGGAAGGACATGGAGAAGCCAAGTTGGGCGTAGAGGAAGCCATTGAAGTTGATCGTTCTCATAATTTGGCCGTCTTTTAAGTACATGTTCAATAGTTTGAGGAATAAGCCTTTCTAAAATAACattgtaataaataatttttactaaaatTGCAATGTTTTGCACTGATTAACATGAGAATCTGGAGGAAAGATAATTGTTTTcgtgttttaaataaaaactaatatatGTGGCAAAAGGAATGCAATTGatagaaacatttaaatatatctcATGTTTGACAAAATACTTAAGAGTATGTAGTATAGGATTTAATTTTTCAATCTGTTGCATGTGCTAATAATTGTATTACTAGCTAATAATCAATTTTGTCCAGGTCATTATAACATATTATTCAAAAGTTTATTTGCCTTTTCTAATTTATCTTTGCAGTAAATTATGCTTTGGCTTTAAAACATTCCATTAAAAGATCAGAATGAGACATATAAATTATTAAACTGTTACAAATGCattcaaatttgttttttctgtgtTCCAAGAACTTAGGCAATTTTAATGATAAAGACTAAAATTAAAAGAGGTTTATACTGATGAGTCTTCCCACTTATTTGTTTGTCCAGACGTAAATAAATGTCAGAACTTTTTCAAAGATCtatttgtacctttttttttcttttttttttttttgagatagagactcggtctgttgcccaggctggagtgcagcggtacagtcttggctcgctgcaacttctgcccacCAAGTTTAAGCgatctcatgcctcagcctccgaggtagctgggatcacaggtgtcccaccatgcctggctaatttttgtgtttttaatagagacagggttttgccatgttggccaggctggtctagaactcctggcctcgggtgatccacccgcctcggcctcccaaagtgctgggattatagtcgtgagccaccacaactggtcTATTTGTTCTTAAATTTTACGTGTTCTTTGACTTATTAATTAACTTGGTCATAAACTAAATGTGATCTACACCTGTGTATTAccacatacattaaaaaaattcccaggtcaggtgtggtggctcacacctgtaatctcaacattttgagaggctgagatgggaggatcacttgagcccaggagttcgagatcaacctgggcaacatagcaagaccttgcctctaattaaaaaaaaaaaaaaaaa encodes:
- the LOC105488713 gene encoding LOW QUALITY PROTEIN: olfactory receptor 10A5 (The sequence of the model RefSeq protein was modified relative to this genomic sequence to represent the inferred CDS: deleted 1 base in 1 codon; substituted 3 bases at 3 genomic stop codons), whose product is MATGNRTEISEFIPMSFSSLPTEIQSLLFLTFLTIYLVTLMGKSLIILVTLADPMIHSSPMYFFLRHLSFLEIGFNLVIVAKMLGTLLAQDTTISFLGCATQMYFFFFFGVAECFVLATMAYDRYVNIXSPLHYPVIMNQRARAKLAAASWFPGFPVATVQTTWLFSFPFCGTNKVNHFFCDSPPVLKLVCVDTALFEIYTITGTILVVMIPCLLILCSYTLIAAAILKIPSAKGKHKAFSMXSSHLLVVSLFYISLNLTYFQPKXNNSPESKKLLSLSYTVVTPMLNPIIYSLRNNEVKNAFSRMVCKTLALRKCIP